A genomic stretch from Helianthus annuus cultivar XRQ/B chromosome 1, HanXRQr2.0-SUNRISE, whole genome shotgun sequence includes:
- the LOC110928699 gene encoding glycine-rich protein 2-like produces MRGCHESKDTIRRKTELIHYRRKEIPIDIVEKVRRKTGSGGDGGYGGEGYVVLEGGCRSKDYGGRDTVFEGGGCGGGWVIDEGYGVGGGFYNGWNGGDVGYGGGGWVAVDLGATVVEGG; encoded by the exons ATGAGAGGATGCCATGAATCCAAAGACACCATTCGGAGGAAAACCGAGCTGATTCATTATCGACGAAAGGAAATTCCAATTGACATTGTC GAAAAGGTGAGGAGGAAAACGGGGTCTGGTGGTGATGGGGGCTACGGTGGTGAAGGGTACGTGGTTCTAGAAGGTGGTTGTAGATCGAAGGACTACGGTGGTCGAGATACGGTGTTTGAGGGTGGAGGGTG TGGTGGAGGGTGGGTGATTGATGAGGGCTACGGTGTTGGTGGTGGGTTCTACAATGGTTGGAATGGTGGTGATGTGGGctacggtggtggtgggtgggtagCTGTAGATCTGGGGGCTACAGTGGTTGAGGGTGGGTGA